The Candidatus Limnocylindrales bacterium genome contains a region encoding:
- a CDS encoding S-(hydroxymethyl)glutathione dehydrogenase/class III alcohol dehydrogenase, producing the protein MKVRAAVAHAAGEPLAIETVDLEGPRAGEVLVEIRATGVCHTDAYTLSGKDPEGLFPAILGHEGAGVVVDVGAGVTSLAKGDHVIPLYVPECRQCDYCTSGRTNLCQSIRETQGRGLMPDGTSRFSLGGKPLLHYMGTSTFSNYTVVPEISLAKIRSDAPFDKVCYIGCGVTTGIGAVINTAKVRPGDNVVVFGLGGIGLNVVQGARLAGAAMIVGVDVNPARKALAEKFGMTHFVNPKEVEGDLVPYLVSLTRGGADFSFECIGSVAVMRQALECCHKGWGTSVIIGVAGAGEEIATRPFQLVTGRVWKGTAFGGAKGRTDVPRIVDWYMDGRINIDDLITHTMPLADINRAFDLMHHGESIRSVVTF; encoded by the coding sequence ATGAAGGTACGTGCAGCAGTTGCTCATGCGGCCGGTGAGCCGCTTGCGATCGAGACAGTCGATCTCGAAGGACCGCGCGCCGGCGAAGTACTGGTCGAGATTCGCGCGACCGGCGTCTGCCACACCGATGCCTACACACTCTCCGGCAAGGACCCGGAAGGACTTTTCCCCGCCATCCTCGGGCACGAAGGCGCGGGTGTCGTCGTCGACGTCGGCGCCGGAGTGACGAGCCTTGCCAAAGGCGACCACGTGATCCCGCTGTACGTTCCCGAATGCCGCCAGTGCGATTACTGCACGAGCGGCAGGACCAACCTGTGCCAGTCGATCCGCGAAACACAGGGACGCGGCCTCATGCCGGACGGAACCAGCCGGTTCTCGCTCGGCGGAAAGCCGCTGCTGCATTACATGGGCACGTCCACGTTCTCGAATTACACCGTGGTCCCGGAGATCTCGCTCGCGAAGATCCGCAGCGACGCGCCGTTCGACAAGGTCTGCTACATCGGATGCGGCGTCACGACCGGTATCGGAGCGGTGATCAACACGGCTAAAGTCCGTCCCGGCGACAACGTCGTCGTGTTCGGTCTCGGCGGCATCGGGCTCAACGTCGTGCAGGGAGCGAGGCTTGCCGGCGCCGCGATGATCGTCGGCGTCGACGTGAATCCCGCACGCAAGGCGCTCGCCGAGAAGTTCGGCATGACACACTTCGTGAACCCGAAAGAAGTCGAAGGCGATCTCGTCCCGTATCTCGTCAGCCTGACCCGGGGCGGCGCCGATTTCAGCTTCGAGTGCATTGGCAGCGTGGCGGTGATGCGCCAGGCACTCGAGTGCTGCCACAAGGGATGGGGAACCAGCGTCATCATCGGCGTCGCGGGCGCGGGTGAGGAGATCGCGACGCGCCCGTTCCAGCTCGTGACGGGCCGCGTCTGGAAAGGAACCGCGTTCGGCGGCGCGAAGGGTCGCACCGACGTACCGCGCATCGTCGACTGGTACATGGACGGGCGCATCAACATCGACGACCTGATCACCCACACGATGCCGCTCGCGGACATCAATCGGGCGTTCGACCTGATGCATCACGGGGAGTCGATCCGCAGCGTCGTCACGTTCTAG